The nucleotide window GAGCGGGTCGGCCTTGACGCCACCGATCCCGACCACCGCGAGCACCGAGAAGGGCAGCACGGTGTAGATGAAGACGCCGTACCCGCCCTCGAGGTTCATCGCGATCGGGGCGTCGCGCGCGGGGTCGCGGCACTCGCCGATGTAGCAGGCGGCCGCCTCCATGGCGATCACGTTCCAGGTGAACAGCGCCGAGAACTGGAGGAAGAGGAAGAGGGCGGTGCCGGTGAGGAACCCGGAGCCGTCGGGCAGCCGCAGCGGGAGGATGTGGCCGGCGCTGATCGACGAGGGGTGGAAGAAGGGCAGCAGCGCCATCAGCGTCAGCGGCACGATGGTGATGACCGCGAGCACGGTGGCGATGCGGGTGCCGAACCGGATGCCCATCAGCGCGGCGCTGAGCAGCAGCACCGCGAGGAACGCGCCCACGGCAAGGGTGAAGACGCTGACCGGGGCGCCCGAGGAGAGCAGCTGGAAGGTGCGGGTGCGGTCGGTGAACCCGAAGAGCACCGGCAGGTAGGCGCCGGTGAGGAGCATGTTGACGGCGACCACAGGAAACCAGCCGAGCCAGTACATCCAGGCGGTCACCCCGTTGATGTGCGGGTACGCGCGGGGCAGCCGCTCCCTGAAGGCGTAGTACGCGTAGGCGGGCGCCCCCCCGGTGCGCTCGGGGAGCATCGCCGCCATCTCCGCCAGGAACATGCAGAGCAGCCAGCCGGTCAGCGACCAGAAGAGGAAGTTCGGCAGCGCCGCCGAGCCCAGGCCGGCGAGCACGGGAGGGGTGACCCCGAGCACCAGGATGGTGCCCGCCAGCCCGACCACGAAGGCGCCCCACCAGTTGGTCTCCTTGGAGAGACCGCCACCCACGTAGCCGTCGACCTCGACGGTGTCGCGTGCCGCCATGCCACTCCCCCCTGGAACGTGGCCCCCATCCCCTCACACGCACGCCAGGGGCCCACCGTACGGGGCGGACGTTCGGCCCGCAATGTGGGATCAGCACACCCTTGAGGCGGATCAGTGTGCGACCGGCACGCTGCGCCGGGGAGGCGTCGCCGATCGGCGGCCTCCCTACCGAGCGGTACAGGTGAGCTACGGTACGGGCTCGCCGGCCGCCCGAAGGGGAGTGTCCGCAATGGGGTCCAGCAGGCGGAGGGGGAGCGCCGCAGCGACCGGGTTCGCGCCGACCCTGGGCGAGCTCGACCTCCACCTCATCGGCGAGGGCCGCCACCGTCACCTCTGGCGCGTGCTGGGGGCCCACCCCCGGGTCCACCAGGGGGTGTCCGGGACCTCGTTCGCGGTGTGGGCTCCCAACGCCCGCTCGGTCCGGGTGGTGGGCGACGTCAACGGCTGGGACGGCCGCGCCCACCCGATGCGGTCGCTCGGCTCGTCGGGGGTCTGGGAGCTGTTCGTGCCCGGCGTCGGCCGCGGAGAGCGCTACAAGTTCGAGATCCTCACCGCCGAGGGGCAGCTCAGCCAGCGCGCCGACCCGCTCGCCTTCGCCACCGAGGAGCCGCCGCGGACGGCGAGCGTGGTGACCCAGTCCCGCCACCGGTGGGGTGACGGCGAATGGATGGGACGGCGCGACACCGGGGACTGGCTCAGCCGTCCCCTCTCCATCTACGAGCTGCACCTGGCGTCGTGGCGC belongs to Candidatus Dormiibacterota bacterium and includes:
- a CDS encoding APC family permease produces the protein MAARDTVEVDGYVGGGLSKETNWWGAFVVGLAGTILVLGVTPPVLAGLGSAALPNFLFWSLTGWLLCMFLAEMAAMLPERTGGAPAYAYYAFRERLPRAYPHINGVTAWMYWLGWFPVVAVNMLLTGAYLPVLFGFTDRTRTFQLLSSGAPVSVFTLAVGAFLAVLLLSAALMGIRFGTRIATVLAVITIVPLTLMALLPFFHPSSISAGHILPLRLPDGSGFLTGTALFLFLQFSALFTWNVIAMEAAACYIGECRDPARDAPIAMNLEGGYGVFIYTVLPFSVLAVVGIGGVKADPLALFAGFAGRVVDVPVIARVVTVLLIVALALSSLNAIMGCARSLHQMSLDGQAPRILSHVNRHNVPDAAMSLNVVLNIFLIFFGAPATIYIFSNVGYVGSFVPVLLGYYFLRRWHPDLRRPYRLPEWMKYLALGLAALYFVVWAAGIPACAIAGCVAGGGFAYLVGLAVVGAYFPLYWWRRMRDRRRAPDAEPAPEPAGVTLAGVAQPLVGLHGVTPTGDGRSEAGHGADC